In a genomic window of Sulfurisphaera tokodaii str. 7:
- the acs gene encoding acetate--CoA ligase alpha subunit — protein MSLEYLFKPKSIAVIGASRYKEKVGNVVFRNLLYTYHGKLYPVNSKAEDVEGVKAYKSVKEIPDPIDMVVITVPREAVPQVMEEAVEKNVKAAIVITAGFKEVGEAELEDKVISIARKGGIRVLGPNTFGIITPEFNATFAYTDVKRGNIALVVQSGGLGVYMLNWAQKYRVGISYMVSLGNQADVKEYEVIEYLSRDPETRAIFVYLEGVSDGNSFLETLPEATKRKPVVFLKGGTTSNGAAAAKTHTGSLAGSFEVFKAAVRTVGGILVDNLHDMLNLAKLLMYSEPVTEELLVITNSGGHGVLTSDEIEKNGLRMVEIPDWMKETLRKILPPTSVPRNPLDLTGDANKERYYSALKIVSELNSTKLVIVQALPMVSCTDVARVISNFKGKGVIGITMGLDEDTALKILETTGIPAYTFPEDAVKAIKYFVNKPIPRKKIRTVQPIESAIELVKGKKTLRDYEAMKLMEIYGIRTPKWGIAESVEEAQRIADSIGYPVVMKISPDEPVHKTEMKGVVVNVEKDQVKDVYSQLSKITKRVMIQEQLNGLEVYIGGIRDPVFGHVVLVGSGGIYVEVLKNVAYGLSPIYEDEAQELLMESKIHAMLTARKRGYDENSLIRTIISVSRMIVDLNIREMDINPLFVNERGAFAVDVRIVFD, from the coding sequence ATGTCATTAGAATACCTCTTTAAACCAAAGAGTATTGCTGTTATTGGGGCTTCTCGCTATAAAGAGAAAGTTGGAAATGTGGTATTCAGAAATCTTCTATATACTTATCACGGAAAACTTTACCCAGTAAATTCAAAGGCTGAAGATGTTGAAGGTGTAAAAGCATATAAAAGCGTTAAGGAGATTCCAGATCCTATAGATATGGTAGTAATTACAGTACCTAGAGAGGCTGTGCCACAAGTAATGGAAGAGGCTGTAGAAAAAAATGTGAAAGCAGCAATTGTAATTACTGCTGGATTTAAAGAAGTTGGTGAGGCCGAATTAGAAGATAAGGTCATAAGTATTGCCAGAAAAGGAGGAATAAGAGTTTTAGGACCAAATACATTTGGTATCATTACCCCAGAGTTTAATGCAACTTTTGCCTATACTGACGTTAAAAGAGGAAATATTGCATTAGTTGTTCAAAGCGGTGGTCTAGGAGTTTACATGCTAAATTGGGCACAGAAATATAGAGTAGGAATAAGTTATATGGTGAGTTTAGGTAACCAAGCTGATGTAAAAGAGTATGAAGTTATTGAATACCTTTCAAGAGACCCAGAAACAAGAGCAATATTCGTTTACCTAGAAGGAGTCTCAGATGGTAATTCTTTCTTAGAAACTTTACCAGAAGCCACGAAGAGAAAACCGGTAGTATTCTTAAAAGGGGGTACTACAAGTAATGGTGCAGCAGCAGCTAAAACACATACTGGCAGTTTGGCTGGCTCTTTTGAAGTTTTCAAAGCAGCAGTTAGGACTGTTGGAGGAATTCTGGTGGATAATCTTCATGACATGCTAAACCTAGCAAAGCTCTTAATGTATTCTGAGCCGGTTACCGAAGAATTACTTGTAATTACTAATTCTGGCGGACATGGAGTTCTTACTTCTGATGAAATTGAGAAAAATGGGTTAAGAATGGTTGAAATACCAGACTGGATGAAAGAAACTTTAAGAAAGATTTTACCACCAACTTCAGTACCTAGAAATCCTTTAGATTTAACAGGAGATGCTAATAAGGAAAGATACTATTCTGCATTAAAGATTGTCAGTGAGTTAAATTCGACTAAGTTAGTTATAGTTCAAGCTTTACCAATGGTTAGCTGTACGGACGTTGCTAGAGTGATTTCAAACTTTAAGGGAAAAGGAGTTATCGGAATTACCATGGGACTTGATGAGGATACTGCATTAAAAATTTTAGAAACTACTGGAATTCCAGCATATACATTCCCAGAGGATGCTGTAAAAGCTATTAAATATTTTGTAAATAAGCCAATACCGAGGAAGAAAATAAGGACAGTTCAACCAATTGAAAGTGCTATAGAACTTGTTAAGGGAAAGAAAACATTGAGGGATTATGAGGCGATGAAACTTATGGAAATTTACGGAATAAGAACTCCCAAATGGGGAATTGCTGAAAGTGTAGAAGAGGCCCAGAGAATTGCAGACTCTATTGGTTATCCAGTAGTTATGAAAATTTCACCAGATGAACCAGTACATAAAACAGAAATGAAAGGAGTTGTTGTTAATGTGGAGAAAGACCAAGTAAAGGATGTTTATTCGCAATTATCTAAAATAACTAAGAGGGTAATGATTCAAGAGCAGTTAAACGGTTTAGAAGTCTATATTGGTGGTATAAGGGATCCGGTATTTGGTCATGTAGTTCTAGTAGGAAGTGGAGGAATTTATGTTGAGGTTTTAAAGAATGTTGCATATGGTTTGTCACCAATCTATGAAGACGAAGCACAAGAACTCTTAATGGAGAGCAAGATTCACGCTATGTTAACTGCTAGGAAAAGGGGTTATGACGAGAATTCGCTTATAAGGACAATAATAAGTGTCTCTAGGATGATAGTTGATTTAAATATAAGAGAAATGGACATAAATCCATTATTTGTAAATGAGAGAGGAGCCTTTGCTGTAGATGTAAGAATAGTATTTGATTAA
- a CDS encoding DUF981 family protein, giving the protein MALFIDILTIQSITMGIGFLTFAYGLIKTFLVHSTVQDYRNAIKPQYMPLLLLGLLMSITGFYGMLTWPLPSSYNILFYDLYPVLGLGIIGIALSIKNEYKLEHLGFMALLFGLVTIYYGVQGYLHNMTLEPTALLALYTLTGLASIFFYPVAIFLDNGKWSKIWLIVDAVLLILAGLLAAYIGIEAVGEHLVAFSKWTPFI; this is encoded by the coding sequence ATGGCACTATTCATAGATATATTAACTATTCAGTCGATAACAATGGGTATAGGTTTCTTAACCTTTGCTTACGGCTTAATTAAGACATTCCTAGTTCATTCCACAGTGCAAGATTACAGAAATGCTATTAAACCACAATACATGCCACTGCTATTGTTAGGTTTACTTATGTCTATTACTGGATTTTACGGAATGCTTACTTGGCCCTTACCATCCAGTTATAACATATTATTCTACGATCTTTATCCCGTATTAGGTTTAGGAATTATAGGAATAGCTTTAAGTATTAAGAATGAGTATAAGCTCGAACACTTAGGCTTCATGGCTTTGTTATTTGGATTAGTAACAATATATTATGGTGTACAAGGATATTTGCACAATATGACTCTTGAACCAACGGCATTATTAGCATTGTACACATTAACTGGACTAGCTTCAATATTCTTCTATCCTGTAGCAATATTCCTTGATAACGGAAAGTGGAGTAAAATATGGTTAATAGTAGATGCAGTTTTACTAATATTAGCCGGATTATTAGCCGCATATATAGGAATTGAAGCAGTAGGAGAACATCTTGTTGCATTTAGCAAATGGACTCCATTCATTTAA
- a CDS encoding DUF998 domain-containing protein, with translation MRILKYTGFISAILAWIIIFASISLNPWFNFTKNAFSDLGGPFAKDPWLYNYGLIVVSLFAFLYAVFLAKVNGNKILIIGSAFVMVAAIFLALIGIYHEGTYPHLFVSTWFFIQFDIAILTYGIGLLMERRKLGIYMIILFIIANVVAGVIKWPSSATIEAWGISIIDIWVILSFLDASQRR, from the coding sequence GTGAGAATCTTAAAATACACAGGGTTCATAAGCGCAATATTAGCATGGATAATAATATTTGCAAGCATTAGCCTCAACCCATGGTTCAATTTTACTAAAAATGCTTTTAGTGATTTAGGTGGACCTTTCGCAAAAGATCCTTGGCTATATAATTATGGTCTTATAGTAGTTTCCTTATTTGCTTTTCTTTATGCAGTTTTTTTGGCAAAAGTAAATGGAAATAAAATTTTGATAATAGGGTCAGCTTTTGTAATGGTTGCCGCAATTTTTCTGGCCTTAATAGGAATATATCATGAGGGGACATATCCGCATTTATTTGTTTCCACTTGGTTCTTCATACAGTTTGACATTGCAATTTTAACATACGGGATAGGCTTACTAATGGAAAGAAGAAAACTAGGAATTTATATGATAATTCTCTTTATCATTGCAAACGTTGTAGCTGGAGTAATTAAGTGGCCCTCTTCGGCAACAATTGAAGCTTGGGGAATTTCGATAATTGATATCTGGGTAATACTTTCATTTTTAGATGCATCTCAGAGACGATAA
- a CDS encoding VIT1/CCC1 transporter family protein, with amino-acid sequence MDYNKNYIEELFDSEVYRRLGDVEKDRVTRIYLYKLSEMERKHSEIWKEIAISRGIKLGKLKWYHKWKINFYVIFRKIFGLELTTKLLENGEESDIKKYYELSKSEELSEEERQKMRELSVDEAVHEEIISTVKSKDVSDFVYGISDGLVEVLAATSGLSGAFNIPFLVGISGLIIGASGTLSMAIGAYLSTKSEKEINEHKRRKIEIQKLVDRKEVAKKLSMILTELGIRENIASDISPQLVDVAEDIIAPKVEESPKKSAGVTALSYISGAVIPIIPYLLGIGGLVGVISSYIISGIAIFIVGYLIGLLSSVNPAKKGVEMLSLGILAAIGTHILGLLASYYLHI; translated from the coding sequence ATGGACTATAACAAGAATTATATTGAAGAACTGTTTGATAGTGAAGTTTATAGAAGATTAGGAGATGTGGAGAAAGATAGAGTTACAAGAATATATCTTTATAAACTCTCAGAAATGGAAAGAAAACATTCCGAAATTTGGAAGGAAATTGCAATAAGTAGAGGCATAAAACTAGGAAAATTAAAATGGTATCACAAGTGGAAAATAAATTTCTATGTTATTTTTAGAAAAATATTCGGATTAGAGCTTACAACAAAACTATTAGAGAACGGAGAAGAAAGCGATATTAAAAAATACTATGAACTTTCAAAGAGCGAAGAACTAAGTGAAGAAGAAAGACAAAAAATGAGAGAATTAAGTGTTGATGAAGCTGTACATGAAGAAATTATATCTACGGTAAAATCTAAGGATGTTAGCGATTTTGTATATGGAATTAGTGATGGATTAGTTGAGGTTCTAGCTGCAACATCTGGTCTTTCTGGTGCTTTCAATATTCCATTTCTAGTTGGAATTTCTGGCTTAATAATTGGTGCTTCTGGCACTTTATCCATGGCTATTGGTGCTTATTTGTCTACGAAATCAGAAAAAGAAATTAATGAGCATAAGAGAAGAAAAATAGAGATACAAAAGCTTGTAGATAGAAAGGAAGTTGCGAAAAAACTTTCTATGATATTAACAGAACTAGGAATTAGAGAAAATATTGCCTCTGATATTTCTCCACAGCTTGTTGATGTTGCTGAAGACATAATTGCACCAAAAGTTGAGGAAAGCCCAAAAAAGAGTGCTGGAGTTACAGCGTTATCCTATATATCCGGTGCAGTAATTCCAATAATTCCTTATTTACTGGGTATTGGAGGATTAGTCGGTGTAATTTCCTCATATATCATTTCTGGAATAGCGATATTTATTGTGGGTTATTTAATAGGTTTGTTAAGTTCAGTAAATCCAGCTAAAAAAGGTGTTGAAATGTTAAGCCTAGGAATATTAGCTGCTATCGGAACACATATACTAGGTTTACTAGCTTCTTATTATTTGCACATTTAA
- a CDS encoding OsmC family protein — MEFSISLYGDFENPTVEIPGRREKASKLYLEAPLYAFLISIPHCIAEAFESIAKKEGIKIKDCKVRAVYEIDEKQFMLGYPVIKKIKVFIYNSGCSSEELEEMIRKVKKECPIYLSFSEKIEILPGN, encoded by the coding sequence ATGGAATTTAGTATTAGTTTATATGGTGACTTTGAAAATCCAACCGTAGAAATACCAGGTAGGAGAGAAAAAGCTAGTAAATTATATCTAGAGGCACCATTATATGCATTTCTTATCTCTATACCTCATTGCATAGCTGAAGCTTTTGAAAGCATAGCTAAAAAAGAGGGAATTAAGATTAAGGATTGTAAAGTTAGGGCAGTATACGAGATTGATGAAAAGCAATTTATGCTAGGATATCCTGTTATAAAGAAGATAAAAGTTTTTATATATAATAGTGGTTGTTCATCAGAAGAATTAGAAGAGATGATACGTAAAGTAAAGAAGGAATGTCCAATTTATCTAAGTTTTTCGGAAAAAATAGAAATTTTACCTGGTAATTAA
- a CDS encoding transketolase C-terminal domain-containing protein → MTQILKRKALALVGNHAVAYAVKQAKPQVLAVFPITPQTTMLEKLAEYISSGELKAELVRIESEHSALATIYGAAVAGARVFTATASQGLLYMGEMIYWAGGQRVPMVAAVATRAIAEPWSIWDDHQDFMSKRDAVWIQIMAENVQEAYDLTLQAFRISEDERVIMPVMMGFDGFILTHTMERVEVLEDYEVDSFLPPRQFNLIDFSDPVGVGPIAQPDEYMRIRYEAMKAMERAKLVIEEIMREYEKISGRKQYGLVECYKCEDAKYAFVTMGAWSGDAKVAVDRLRDQGIEAGLLKIRVFRPFPREKVKEYLRSMKGVIIFDRAVSFGSGGILANEVKSSLYGLEVPVYSVVAGLGGKDVRPLHFQKVMEDLIEGRLEEERWLL, encoded by the coding sequence ATGACTCAAATTTTAAAAAGAAAAGCCTTAGCACTAGTAGGTAATCATGCAGTTGCTTATGCAGTTAAACAAGCTAAACCACAAGTACTAGCAGTGTTTCCGATAACACCTCAAACTACTATGTTAGAAAAACTTGCTGAATATATAAGTTCAGGTGAACTAAAAGCAGAGCTTGTAAGAATAGAGAGTGAGCATTCAGCATTAGCAACAATTTATGGTGCAGCAGTAGCGGGTGCTAGAGTATTTACTGCTACTGCCTCACAAGGACTATTGTACATGGGCGAAATGATATATTGGGCTGGTGGTCAGAGAGTTCCTATGGTAGCTGCAGTAGCAACAAGGGCAATAGCGGAGCCTTGGAGCATTTGGGATGATCATCAAGATTTTATGAGTAAAAGAGATGCTGTATGGATTCAAATTATGGCTGAAAACGTTCAAGAGGCTTACGATTTAACACTTCAAGCTTTTAGGATTTCTGAAGATGAAAGGGTAATAATGCCTGTAATGATGGGATTTGATGGCTTTATCTTAACTCACACAATGGAGAGAGTTGAAGTGCTTGAGGATTATGAAGTTGATTCATTCTTACCACCTAGACAATTTAATTTAATTGACTTTTCAGATCCAGTAGGAGTAGGCCCAATAGCACAGCCAGATGAGTATATGAGAATAAGATATGAAGCTATGAAGGCTATGGAAAGAGCTAAGTTAGTCATCGAAGAAATAATGAGAGAATATGAGAAAATCTCTGGAAGAAAGCAGTACGGACTTGTTGAATGCTATAAATGTGAAGATGCAAAGTATGCTTTTGTAACTATGGGCGCATGGAGCGGTGATGCGAAAGTCGCAGTAGACAGATTAAGAGATCAAGGTATTGAGGCAGGATTATTAAAGATTAGAGTATTCAGACCTTTCCCAAGGGAAAAAGTAAAGGAGTATTTGAGGTCAATGAAGGGTGTAATAATATTTGATAGAGCTGTATCTTTCGGCTCTGGAGGTATTTTAGCAAATGAAGTAAAATCATCTCTTTATGGATTAGAGGTTCCAGTTTATAGCGTTGTAGCCGGTTTAGGTGGTAAAGATGTTAGACCCTTACACTTCCAAAAAGTAATGGAAGATCTAATTGAAGGTAGGTTAGAAGAGGAGAGGTGGTTGTTATGA
- a CDS encoding 3-methyl-2-oxobutanoate dehydrogenase subunit beta: MSLITQVKRIPKFYRGNAACPGCPIPRELDILIEELGEKTVLVVPASCSTVILGDTSGMPSTVPVVHSAFAASAAVASGIVRALRMRGDKDAIVTVWAGDGATGDIGFATLSGAAERNEDILYVCYDNEAYMNTGIQRSGLTPKGAWTTTTPEGKREFKKPLPFIMAEHKIPYVATASIAYPFDYQAKVRKAKQIHGFRYIHLLSPCPPGWRFDSSLTIEIAKLAVETGVWPLFEIENGEFRLTSVSKTLLDKKNRKPVIEYLKLQGRFSKLTEEQIKEIQESIDEMWEQIKEMVKK, encoded by the coding sequence ATGAGTTTAATCACTCAAGTTAAAAGAATTCCAAAATTCTATAGAGGAAATGCTGCATGTCCAGGTTGTCCAATTCCAAGGGAATTAGATATACTAATTGAGGAATTAGGAGAGAAAACTGTACTAGTTGTTCCAGCATCATGCTCAACAGTAATTTTAGGAGATACTTCTGGGATGCCATCTACAGTTCCAGTAGTTCATAGTGCATTTGCCGCATCCGCAGCTGTAGCTTCTGGTATTGTTAGGGCTTTAAGAATGAGAGGAGATAAAGATGCAATAGTTACAGTATGGGCTGGTGATGGTGCCACTGGAGATATAGGTTTTGCTACTTTAAGTGGTGCTGCTGAAAGAAATGAAGACATACTTTACGTTTGTTATGATAATGAAGCCTATATGAATACTGGAATTCAACGTTCAGGTTTAACTCCTAAAGGAGCCTGGACAACTACAACTCCAGAAGGTAAAAGAGAGTTCAAAAAACCACTACCATTCATTATGGCTGAACATAAAATACCTTACGTAGCTACTGCATCAATAGCTTATCCATTTGATTATCAAGCAAAGGTGAGGAAAGCAAAGCAAATTCACGGATTTAGGTACATACATTTACTATCACCATGTCCACCAGGCTGGCGTTTTGACTCAAGTTTAACAATTGAAATTGCAAAGTTAGCTGTAGAAACCGGTGTTTGGCCATTATTTGAAATAGAGAACGGAGAATTTAGATTAACAAGTGTTAGTAAGACACTACTTGATAAGAAAAACAGAAAACCAGTGATAGAATACTTAAAATTGCAGGGAAGATTTAGTAAACTTACTGAGGAACAAATTAAAGAAATTCAAGAATCAATAGACGAAATGTGGGAACAAATTAAAGAAATGGTTAAAAAATGA
- a CDS encoding AbrB/MazE/SpoVT family DNA-binding domain-containing protein yields MYRLKVHKKGIIVIPKEVRDKLNIKEGDEVNVIVDDEGIYIFPKESIEKYFGSDKDAIQALKILEEERRKEREKNNA; encoded by the coding sequence ATGTATAGGTTAAAAGTTCATAAGAAAGGAATAATAGTAATACCTAAAGAGGTTAGAGATAAGCTTAACATAAAGGAGGGTGATGAGGTAAACGTCATAGTTGACGATGAAGGTATTTACATATTTCCTAAAGAGAGTATTGAAAAATATTTCGGAAGTGATAAGGATGCTATACAAGCTTTAAAAATTTTAGAAGAAGAGAGGAGAAAAGAACGTGAAAAAAATAATGCTTGA